A window of the Lolium perenne isolate Kyuss_39 chromosome 7, Kyuss_2.0, whole genome shotgun sequence genome harbors these coding sequences:
- the LOC127323901 gene encoding uncharacterized protein, which produces MADDDRCQLCGACDSWRHALLDYSMSRCVWALLYEEVTEHVSSSDDGDARAWIAGLIKTLKHDDLTTVLVTLWAIWHARRKAIHEQIFQSPLPVHLFAERFVTDLKQCKELRKKEPATVTEQRAMGWIPPPRGMIKINVDAAVGKNGGYGTVAAIARTEDGVFAGASTLVFPGKSSAEILEALACREACALAKDIHGRRVMVATDRKNVVTSLDEGTLGSYAHIVREIKESKGDFDALEFRHEARISNKEAHCLARSVVYDEPDHRVWLVRPPEGFHVSITSD; this is translated from the coding sequence ATGGCGGACGATGACCGCTGCCAGCTGTGTGGCGCCTGTGACTCTTGGAGGCACGCTCTGCTAGATTATTCTATGTCCCGATGTGTGTGGGCTTTGTTATATGAAGAAGTAACGGAGCACGTCAGCAGTTCGGACGATGGCGATGCAAGGGCGTGGATTGCAGGATTGATCAAAACCTTGAAGCATGATGATCTCACGACGGTGCTGGTTACGCTATGGGCCATCTGGCATGCCAGAAGGAAGGCGATCCACGAGCAGATTTTTCAGAGCCCTCTGCCGGTTCACTTGTTCGCGGAGAGGTTTGTAACGGACCTGAAACAGTGCAAGGAACTTAGGAAGAAGGAACCAGCTACCGTCACTGAGCAGCGGGCGATGGGATGGATCCCGCCACCAAGGGGGATGATCAAGATCAATGTTGACGCTGCGGTGGGCAAGAATGGAGGCTACGGCACGGTGGCGGCGATAGCCAGAACGGAGGATGGAGTGTTCGCTGGGGCATCGACGCTCGTGTTCCCTGGAAAGTCTAGCGCTGAGATCCTGGAGGCGTTGGCGTGCAGGGAGGCCTGCGCCCTGGCAAAAGACATACACGGCCGCAGGGTTATGGTGGCAACGGACCGTAAGAATGTTGTCACTAGCCTGGACGAGGGGACACTCGGAAGTTACGCTCACATTGTGAGAGAGATCAAGGAGTCTAAGGGCGATTTTGATGCTCTTGAGTTCCGCCACGAAGCTAGGATTTCGAATAAAGAAGCACATTGTTTAGCTAGAAGTGTAGTTTATGATGAACCAGACCACCGGGTGTGGCTAGTTAGGCCGCCAGAGGGATTCCATGTATCGATTACCTCTGATTAA